One window of Theropithecus gelada isolate Dixy chromosome 4, Tgel_1.0, whole genome shotgun sequence genomic DNA carries:
- the PAQR8 gene encoding membrane progestin receptor beta, whose product MTTAILERLSTLSVSGQQLRRLPKILEDGLPKMPCTVPETDVPQLFREPYIRTGYRPTGHEWRYYFFSLFQKHNEVVNVWTHLLAALAVLLRFWAFAEAEALPWASTHSLPLLLFILSSITYLTCSLLAHLLQSKSELSHYTFYFVDYVGVSVYQYGSALAHFFYSSDQAWYERFWLFFLPAAAFCGWLSCAGCCYAKYRYRRPYPVMRKICQVVPAGLAFILDISPVAHRVALCHLAGCQEQAAWYHTLQILFFLVSAYFFSCPVPEKYFPGSCDIVGHGHQIFHAFLSICTLSQLEAILLDYQGRQEIFLQRHGPLSVHMACLSFFFLAACSAATAALLRHKVKARLTKKDS is encoded by the coding sequence ATGACGACCGCCATCTTGGAGCGCCTGAGCACCCTGTCGGTCAGCGGGCAGCAGCTGCGCCGCCTGCCCAAGATCCTGGAGGATGGGCTTCCCAAGATGCCTTGCACTGTCCCGGAAACAGATGTGCCCCAGCTCTTCCGGGAGCCTTACATCCGCACTGGCTACCGCCCCACGGGTCACGAGTGGCGCTACTACTTCTTCAGCCTCTTTCAGAAACACAATGAGGTGGTCAACGTCTGGACCCATTTACTGGCAGCCCTGGCGGTCCTCTTGCGATTCTGGGCCTTTGCCGAGGCTGAGGCCTTGCCATGGGCGTCTACTCACTCCCTGCCCCTGCTCCTTTTCATCCTGTCGTCAATCACTTACCTCACCTGCAGCCTTCTGGCCCACCTACTGCAGTCCAAGTCAGAGCTCTCCCACTACACCTTCTACTTTGTGGACTATGTTGGCGTGAGCGTTTACCAGTATGGCAGCGCTTTGGCTCATTTCTTCTACAGCTCTGACCAGGCCTGGTATGAGCGGTTCTGGCTTTTCTTCTTGCCAGCAGCTGCCTTCTGTGGCTGGTTATCTTGTGCTGGCTGTTGCTATGCCAAGTATCGTTACCGGAGGCCTTACCCAGTCATGAGGAAGATCTGTCAAGTGGTGCCGGCAGGGCTGGCCTTCATCCTAGACATCAGCCCTGTGGCACACCGTGTGGCGCTCTGCCACCTGGCTGGCTGCCAGGAGCAAGCAGCCTGGTACCACACCCTCCAGATCCTCTTCTTCCTGGTTAGCGCTTATTTCTTCTCCTGCCCGGTGCCTGAGAAGTACTTCCCGGGTTCCTGTGACATCGTAGGCCATGGGCATCAGATCTTCCATGCATTTCTGTCCATCTGCACGCTCTCTCAGCTGGAGGCCATCCTCCTGGACTACCAGGGGCGGCAGGAGATCTTCCTGCAGCGCCATGGACCCCTGTCTGTCCACATGGCCtgcctctccttcttctttctggCTGCCTGCAGTGCTGCCACCGCAGCCCTTCTGAGGCACAAAGTCAAGGCCAGACTGACCAAGAAAGATTCCTGA